In the Clostridium cellulovorans 743B genome, GAAATTAAGCTTGAAATAACACCACTATAAACAAACCTAAAGTCATCAATCTCATCATTAGTTAATCCTACTTCCAAAAGCGGACTTCTCATTCCAATATTGAAGTCCTCTCCAACATCCAAAGTTCCATAATAAGAAGAAGTAACATTACTATTAAGATTTTTAAATTTAAATATTGGTCCATTAAAATAACCATCATCAAATTCTTCTATAGTTAAGCTTATATTCTTTTCTTTAAAAAAGTCTTCTTCATTAAATGGCATCTTTTCAACGCTCTCTCGATATTCTTTTACTTCATCAATATTACTATACTCTAAAGAATAAATAATATCTGTCATTTCTCGTTCAGATAATAATGGGTTTGCATACTTACTAATATCTAATCCATGTTGTACTCCATAAGCTATCTTTTCCATCTGCCAAATATTAAACTTTGTATCAGCATAAGCTGAAATATCTCTCCCTGCTTTTAACTGATCCAATAAAAACTTTATTTGATTATGATCAAAGTCTTGAGATGATAACTTTGAAGTGTCGATTCCTAACTCATTAGCTTCCTTCAGATATATATTCTTATCTACTTTATGAATTGCAAACTCTCTAATTGCTGTCTTCTTATCAATTTGGATGTACTTATTATCCTCATCTAAATATTTATAAAAGTTACCTTTTGAATCTATATTAATCTGCTTTTCTGTTAGAAAATTCTTATATAAATGTATATCTCCACGATAACCTAAAAACAATTGATTTGTCCAAAGATCCACTGGTAAATACAAACGCATAGGATTATACATATCTTCACTAAATTCACCATCAACCTTTCCTTCTTTCAAAGCGAAAATTATATCGTTCATCTGATCTACTGTAAATAAAGGATTATTATATTGAGTAATATCTATTCCATATTCAATTCCATAAGCTATTCTTTCCATTTGACTCCATGTAAATCTTGGATCAGCATAAGCTGAAATATCTTTTCCATTTTTCAACTGTCTCGATAAAAAATACATTTCACTATCACCAAATTTAGGTGATAGAAATTTAGAAATATCAATTCCTTTTTCTTTTGCTTCTGACAATACTATTTGTTGAGGAAAATTAAAAACATTATCTATTCCTATAAATAATTCTATTTCAAGAATTATTCTATAAAATCTTCCTTTGATTCTATTCATCAATGCCATTTGTACTTCTCCTATTCTTATAAAATTTTATTCCTACATTTCATTACCGCTTCCTCTGCTCCAATCAAGTCCCCTACCTTTTGCTTCTTCAATAGCTCTTTCTTTTCTAGCTTGTCCTTCAAGCATCGATAAAGGATATTTTCCTTGCTTATGATTTTTATCTTCTCCAGATAACATTTGAATCATAGTTAATATTAAATCCATTCTATTCTTTAATTCCTTTTCATCTGCTGCTTGACTATTAATCTCGAAAGCTTCAATTAATGCTTCTTTAGTAAATTGCTCTGGTGGATATAGCTTTCTATTTCTGCACTTTTTACCTTCAGGTGTTGTAAAAGTTATGTACTTTCTCTCCTCTGTCCAATCAACCTTATATCCAAGCCTCTCCATATTATCAATAAATTCTTCTTTGCTTCTACTAGACCATTTACATTCTCTAACGGCTAAGAAAAGCTCATACTTCCAACTTTGTCCTTTAGATCCTGCTCTATACTCACCTCTCTTTTTATAATTTCCTTTTTCTCCATCAACAATAATAAGATTAAATTCCTTACAAATTTCATCTGAGTATTGTTTAAGCATTTCTAATTCTTTAGCCGATAGTTGCCACTTCTTACCGTTAACTTGACTTACAGTATTTATAATAAAGTGATTATGTAAATGCTTTCTATCAATATGAGTAGCATGTACAACTTGAAAGTTTTTAAAAATCTCATGTTCTAAAAGCTTTTTCCCTGCTTCATTAATTATTTCTGGAGTTGTTTTATCTTCTGGCGAAAAGGATTGAGTGAAATGCACAAACTGCCGTCCCTTTTCTTTTCTAAAATTTTGCTTTGTTATTACAAATTCATTAAAGGCAGTTTTAGGACTACAATCTTTTCCTCCAGTTAAGTGGGGTTTTGTTTTTGCATGTTGCAATATATATGATATAGCTTTATTCATTCCTGAATAGGTTTTATTTGCTCCATTGATAAATTCTAATATTGCCATTATGTCACCTTGCTTTTTTGCCTTTCTTCCTTAACTTAACTAAGAACTGCCATAGATCTGCTAATATCTTGTTTGTTGAATTAATATCTACACAGGTAATTTTCCCTTGGTGACATAAGGTAGTAATTTGGTTAAGATTCGCACCAACCTTTGAAAGTTGATGTGTAAACTCTTTTACTCCATCAATAACAATAATCTCTTTATCCAAAGCTGAATATATAATATAGTTACTAAAAGTCATATTTGCAGTCTGAGCTTTGTCTTTTATCTTACTTGCTTCTTCTTCTGTCATTCTAATATTGGTCTGGACACTTCTTGTTCTCATTCCTTTCCTCCTCTCCAAAAAGAAGTATCTAACTAAAAGGGGCGTGGGGATTCCCCCACTATTTACAAGCTATTGGCTATACCAATAGGAAGCTTGCCCTTACAAAGTAAGGTGTTAGCCCCCCTTCCAGGCGGTCTTGTTATTGAAAGAAAAATCATGGTTCATAATCTTCCTCAACTTCCTCCTCATTTTCGTTATTTAGTTCTTTTTCAGCTTCTCTATTAAATCTGATATTAATTGATTCCATAGCTAAATTATAATTATCACTATCAAGGTTATAAAATATATCTAGTGGATTGGTGTGCTTGTCTTCATAATTGTTATATAAGTTAAAACCTAACCTTACTAAAGCTCCAGCACTTGATGAAAGATCTACACTGCCATCAGTTAAACAATTAAGCTTTACACAATTATCCTTAAAGTTATATAGATGCTTTCTTTTTTGAAATAAATCTTCATTACCTGAGATAATATAAAAAAGAGACTGCCTTTCACAATCTCTTGGATGAGTATTATCTTCATTTAGTAGTGTTTTAAATTTTTCTAAATGCCCATTGTTTAAAAATTTCACTTTTATACCTCCATCTCCATTACTTCATTTTCACAATACAAAGTATTTAAATTTTTCTTACTTTCTAAGTTCAAAACTTCCAGATGTCTTAGTAGATCCTCGTTAAAATCTTTACTCTTTGGCTTATGTCTTGAAATTTCATAACTGTCTTTATACTTGTTATAGATTTCTTTACAAGCAAAATGCCCTGCTTCGTCATTATCGAGGCAGAGCATTATCTTATCTATATTCGGATTTTCTTTTAAATAGTACTCCAGTGCTTTATCAGAAACACCACCAAGAGAAATACAATGGCTGCTAAAGTTATCTATGTTATATAACTTGATTAAGGTAAGATAACTTAGTAGATCAATAGGAGCTTCAAATATGCATAAGGTTTTATTCTTTCCTTCCATTGAGAAAGGATAGGATTTATCTGAGTTTTTAACATCACACCTAAAGGATTTACCTACCGTATTGGTACTTCTTATGCTTGCATACTTTGGAACTCCTTCTTTGTCATAACCTAAAAAAACACAACTTTTATGAGTATTCTCATAAATTTTGTGTTTTTGTACAAACTCATTAACTATAGCTTTATCGATTCCCCTGGTATGTATTAAGTAAGCAAAAATATGTTTATAAGTATTGTTTTTCTCTGGTAGAATAAATTCTCCTTTTTCTTCTTCCTCATGAACTTCTGGTGGCTCGTATTTAACAATTTCATCAGTGTTTCCAAGAAGATGTTTTACAGCTTCAACCCAGGTTCTACCTTCTAATTGCATAACAAATTGAATTATTCCACCACCCATATTCTGCGAAAACCAATTCCATTTACGTCCATCAGCATTTATGTATAATCCTCCAAAACCTTCTATTTTAAAGGTTCTCGGTGTAGCTTGTTTAACATTGTATCCCATTGATGTAGCATAGCTGATAATATTGATATCATTGGCACGAGCTATTTCTTCATCTGTAAACAGTAGCTCTTGTTTTTTCATTGCTTATCACCTCCTTTCATTTTGATTTAATACTTATATATCAAATTTCAAATCTCGAAACCTGGAAGATTTATTGTATATAAAACTTCTCACTAGTTTAGTATTACGTAGTATCTTAAATAAAAAATATCGCAAATCTATTCTTCATTCCTGAATAGTGCGATATTCTAATTTATTATTAAATTTTTAGATGTAACAATACTTATATCCTACTGTATAAATTGAAATTTGTTAGTTTCGTGTTTTGCTCATTTTACTCCTATTACTCCAAAAGTCGCCCTACACAAATAAGCACCATCTAATGCCATATTTATCAATGAAATCTGCCATAAGTGAACTGTATTCACATGGTGCAAGCGGCATTAAAATTTTAGCATCAGTTTTTAACACTTCATATGCTTTCCGCACCTTTTCTTCGTTACCTTCTCCATAATGCAAACAAAACTGCATTACGTTGCCCGTAACCGTTTCCTCACCAATAATGGCATATTCTGAATTTCGTTCTGC is a window encoding:
- a CDS encoding relaxase/mobilization nuclease domain-containing protein codes for the protein MAILEFINGANKTYSGMNKAISYILQHAKTKPHLTGGKDCSPKTAFNEFVITKQNFRKEKGRQFVHFTQSFSPEDKTTPEIINEAGKKLLEHEIFKNFQVVHATHIDRKHLHNHFIINTVSQVNGKKWQLSAKELEMLKQYSDEICKEFNLIIVDGEKGNYKKRGEYRAGSKGQSWKYELFLAVRECKWSSRSKEEFIDNMERLGYKVDWTEERKYITFTTPEGKKCRNRKLYPPEQFTKEALIEAFEINSQAADEKELKNRMDLILTMIQMLSGEDKNHKQGKYPLSMLEGQARKERAIEEAKGRGLDWSRGSGNEM
- a CDS encoding plasmid mobilization protein is translated as MRTRSVQTNIRMTEEEASKIKDKAQTANMTFSNYIIYSALDKEIIVIDGVKEFTHQLSKVGANLNQITTLCHQGKITCVDINSTNKILADLWQFLVKLRKKGKKAR
- a CDS encoding DUF6075 family protein, with translation MKFLNNGHLEKFKTLLNEDNTHPRDCERQSLFYIISGNEDLFQKRKHLYNFKDNCVKLNCLTDGSVDLSSSAGALVRLGFNLYNNYEDKHTNPLDIFYNLDSDNYNLAMESINIRFNREAEKELNNENEEEVEEDYEP
- a CDS encoding DUF3991 domain-containing protein, whose translation is MKKQELLFTDEEIARANDINIISYATSMGYNVKQATPRTFKIEGFGGLYINADGRKWNWFSQNMGGGIIQFVMQLEGRTWVEAVKHLLGNTDEIVKYEPPEVHEEEEKGEFILPEKNNTYKHIFAYLIHTRGIDKAIVNEFVQKHKIYENTHKSCVFLGYDKEGVPKYASIRSTNTVGKSFRCDVKNSDKSYPFSMEGKNKTLCIFEAPIDLLSYLTLIKLYNIDNFSSHCISLGGVSDKALEYYLKENPNIDKIMLCLDNDEAGHFACKEIYNKYKDSYEISRHKPKSKDFNEDLLRHLEVLNLESKKNLNTLYCENEVMEMEV
- a CDS encoding VOC family protein encodes the protein MKRSMMQAYVTRSDEAVALYQKAFDAVLISSYPNEDGTFFHSELDIQGEILAVAERNSEYAIIGEETVTGNVMQFCLHYGEGNEEKVRKAYEVLKTDAKILMPLAPCEYSSLMADFIDKYGIRWCLFV